One part of the Tunicatimonas pelagia genome encodes these proteins:
- a CDS encoding MOSC domain-containing protein, translating into MDKESLMKLLLDTLPQVGTVTWIGIRSERRAPLQTVDQVVAKEGSGLEGDHFAGKSQSKRQVTLINAEHIQAAATMLHCNAIDPGLLRRNIVVQGINLLALKDKQFRIGEAVLEMSGLCHPCSRMEENLGAGGYNAMRGHGGITARIVKGGVIRVGDDINVL; encoded by the coding sequence ATGGACAAAGAATCACTAATGAAGTTGTTGCTAGATACCTTGCCCCAGGTAGGTACCGTCACCTGGATCGGTATTCGTTCCGAACGCCGGGCACCGTTACAAACGGTTGACCAGGTAGTGGCAAAAGAAGGCTCCGGACTAGAAGGAGATCATTTTGCGGGAAAATCTCAGAGCAAGCGACAAGTTACATTGATTAATGCAGAGCACATTCAGGCTGCTGCCACTATGCTGCACTGCAATGCGATTGACCCGGGTCTGCTGCGTCGTAATATTGTGGTGCAGGGCATCAATCTGTTAGCCCTAAAAGATAAGCAATTTCGGATAGGGGAAGCTGTGCTAGAAATGAGTGGTTTGTGCCATCCTTGCTCTCGTATGGAAGAAAACTTGGGTGCTGGAGGCTACAATGCCATGCGCGGACACGGCGGCATTACCGCGAGGATTGTTAAAGGAGGAGTGATTCGGGTGGGAGACGATATAAATGTATTATAG
- the eat gene encoding ethanolamine permease, with the protein MADTPEEGLKMTLGPWLLWGMGVGLVISGMYFGWNLGLAEGGTLGLAIATGFIMLMYVTFTFSYTELACAIPKAGGAFDYADRALGKRMGFVGGMAQIVEFVFAPPAIAAAIGAYFNLYFPGVPTLGIAIGAYFLFTLLNVLGVRLATTFELVITILAVIELLIFAGVTLPHFEAKNLAINALPNGVSGAFAAIPFAIWFFLAIEGVANLAEETVNPQRNVLLGFGSAIFTLVMLCILTFLSSVGVNGWEAVVYPPDSAEPSDSPLPLALSYVVGDNSFLYHLLITVGLLGLIASFHGIILAAGRATFEFGRMRYVSSLMGKVHSKFKTPAYALVVNMLVGIVALLTGKTGEIITIACFGAISLYMISMVSLFVLRKNEPKLERPFRVPMYPVFPAIALAIATVALVAMTIYNPIIALIYFGIILVAYAYFHFFVNKSQVAKTKA; encoded by the coding sequence ATGGCAGATACCCCGGAAGAAGGTTTAAAAATGACGTTGGGTCCTTGGCTACTGTGGGGGATGGGAGTGGGATTAGTTATTTCGGGGATGTACTTCGGCTGGAACCTGGGTTTGGCAGAAGGCGGCACCTTGGGATTAGCCATTGCCACCGGCTTCATCATGCTGATGTACGTCACTTTCACCTTCAGCTATACCGAACTGGCCTGTGCTATTCCGAAGGCGGGCGGCGCATTTGATTATGCTGACCGGGCACTGGGTAAGCGGATGGGCTTTGTGGGAGGCATGGCTCAGATTGTAGAGTTTGTGTTTGCCCCTCCGGCCATTGCCGCCGCCATAGGAGCGTATTTCAATTTGTACTTTCCCGGCGTACCTACATTGGGCATTGCCATTGGAGCGTATTTTCTGTTTACTCTGTTGAATGTGTTAGGGGTACGGCTGGCCACTACCTTTGAACTGGTGATAACCATACTAGCGGTCATCGAGTTGCTCATTTTTGCGGGAGTCACCTTGCCGCACTTTGAAGCGAAGAATTTAGCCATCAATGCCTTGCCTAACGGAGTTTCAGGCGCGTTTGCCGCAATTCCGTTTGCTATCTGGTTCTTTTTAGCTATTGAAGGCGTTGCCAATTTGGCGGAGGAAACGGTGAATCCGCAGCGAAACGTACTACTCGGTTTTGGCTCAGCCATCTTCACGCTGGTTATGCTTTGTATTCTTACTTTTCTATCGTCAGTAGGTGTAAACGGTTGGGAGGCGGTAGTGTACCCACCCGATAGTGCCGAGCCTTCTGATTCTCCTTTGCCTCTAGCGTTATCGTACGTGGTGGGGGATAATAGCTTTCTGTATCATCTGCTAATTACGGTAGGTTTACTAGGGCTAATTGCCTCTTTTCACGGCATTATTCTGGCAGCAGGGCGCGCGACTTTTGAGTTCGGACGGATGCGCTACGTTTCATCACTTATGGGCAAAGTTCACTCCAAGTTTAAAACGCCTGCTTACGCGCTGGTTGTGAATATGCTGGTAGGCATTGTAGCCTTGCTGACCGGAAAAACCGGGGAGATCATCACAATTGCTTGCTTCGGAGCTATTTCGCTCTACATGATTTCTATGGTGAGCCTATTCGTACTGCGGAAAAATGAACCCAAATTAGAACGACCGTTCCGGGTGCCAATGTACCCCGTTTTTCCTGCGATTGCTTTAGCAATTGCTACCGTAGCACTGGTTGCGATGACGATCTACAATCCGATAATTGCGCTTATTTACTTCGGAATTATACTGGTGGCCTACGCCTATTTTCATTTCTTTGTTAATAAATCGCAGGTTGCTAAAACCAAAGCTTAG